A window of Streptomyces sp. NBC_01224 genomic DNA:
GAGCAGGCCTCGGGCGCCCACGAGTCGTGGCTGGAGCTTCGCGAACGCCGACTGCGCGACATCGCCGCGGAGCTGGCTGCGGAGCTGGTGGACGGCGAGGACTGCAAGGTGTGCGGCTCGGCCGAGCACCCCGAGCCCGCCCGCGCGGCTGACGGGCATGTCGACCGGGCCACCGAGGAGAGGGCTCTCGAGGCGTACCGGCGGGCCGAGGAGGCGCGCACGGAGGCGGACCGGGAGCTCGGGGTAGTACGCGAGAAGCACATGGCGGCACGGGCCGCCGCACAGTCGGCCGTGCCGCAGCCGAGGGACGGCACCGATGCCGCTGAGCCGGCTGTGTCCGGGCGGATGGCCGGGGTTGTTGCCGCTGAGTCGGCTGCGCGGCAGCCGGTGGCCGGGGCTGAGGTGGTTGCCACCGATGTGGCCGACTCCGGGCAACCCCTTCCCGGTGCCGCCACCGAGCCCCTCGCCGACCCCACCGTCGCCGAACTCGGCGCACTCCTTGACCGGTTGACGCGCATGCATGCAGAGGCGCACCGGACCGCCGCCGGTATGCACGCGGCGCGCGAGGCCCTGGCAGCCGCCGAGCGGGAGCAGGCCGAGCGGCTTGAGAGCCGGCAGCTGGCCGAGCGCCGGGCCGCGGCCCGCACTTCGCTGCGGGAAGGTCTGGACCGTGAACAGGTCGTGCTGGAGGCCGAGTTGACGACCGCCCGCGGAGAGTCCCTGAGTGTTGCCGAGCACACGGACCTGCTGGAGCGCCGGGTCGGTCTGCTCGCCGCGGCCGCCGAGGCGGTGCGGGAGGAGGAGACGGCCGCACAGCGCCGCAAGGAGGCCGACGGTCGGCTCGCGGACGCCGCGTTCCGGGCCGGGTTCGACACCCCGCAGGCCGCGGCCGCGACCCTCCTCACCGATACCGAACAGCGGGAACTCCAGCGTCTCATCGACGCCTGGCAGTGCGAGGCGGCCGCCGTCGCCGACCGCCTCGCCGAGACCGCGACCCGAGCAGCAGCCGACGGCCCGCGAGCCGAGGTTGATGTTGCGCGGGCCGCATACGACATGGCCGAGCGGCAGCTGCGGGACACTTCCGCGGCGCTGGCCGCCGCACGCGAGCGCTGTGCCGAGCTCGACCGGTTGTCGCGCGGCGCAGCGGACGAGGTGCGCAGGCTCGGTCCGCTGCGCGAGGAGTACGACCGGGTGGCACGGCTGGCCGGGCTCACCGCTGGTACTTCCGCGGACAACGAACGCAAGATGCGGCTGGAGTCGTACGTGCTCGCGGCCCGGCTCGAACAGGTCGCTGCAGCCGCCACCGCACGGCTGCAGCGTATGTCGTCCGGCCGCTACACACTGGTCCACTCCGATGCCCGCACCGGAGGCCGCAGGTCGGGCCTCGGCCTGCATGTCGTCGATGCGTGGACCGGCCGCGAGCGCGATACGGCGACACTCTCGGGCGGCGAGACGTTCTTCGCCTCGCTCGCCCTCGCGCTCGGCCTCGCCGATGTCGTCACCGACGAGGCGGGCGGCGTACGGCTGGACACCCTCTTCATCGACGAGGGCTTCGGCAGCCTGGACGACCAGACCCTCGACGAGGTGCTCGACGTACTGGACTCGCTGCGCGAGCGGGACCGCAGCGTCGGCATCGTCAGTCATGTCGCCGATCTGCGCCGCCGTATCCCCGCACAGCTCGAAGTGGTGAAGGAGAGACACGGATCGGCGGTACGGCACCGCACCACGGGCGAGGTCAGCGGCTGATGGCGCGCCGGGGGAGCGGCGAGGAGTAGACGACGCTCGTGGTCACGGAGCCGAGGGCACCGATTTTCCCCGAGACCTCCTCCAGGTGACTCATCGAGCGTGCGGTGACCTTCAGCACGAAACAATCGTCGCCGGTGACATGGTGGGCCTCCACGATCTCGGGTGTCGTGTCGAGCAGATCGTGGAACGGCTTGTAATTGCCGTTCGGATAGCGCAGCCGTACGAGAGCGAGAATCGGCAGTCCGAGCCGCTCCGGGTCGACCACCGCGGCGTAACCGCTGATCACCCCGGCCTCCTCCAGCCTGCGCACCCGCTCGGTCACGGCGCTCGGGGACATCGCCACGGCCCGCGCCAACTCG
This region includes:
- a CDS encoding SMC family ATPase; this translates as MRLHRLGLTAFGPFGATQEIDFDALSSAGLFLLHGPTGAGKTSVLDAVCYGLYGAVPGARQSPGTSLRSDHAPADLPTEVKLELTVGGRRLEVTRRPAQPRPKKKGHGFTTEKAQSWLREYDPDDGWQPLSRSHQEIGEEITQLIGMSRDQFCQVVLLPQGDFARFLRADAEARGKLLGRLFDTRRFAAVEERLAELRRTAETQVRAGDERIIAVAQRIVQAAGPAARESPLPDIQPGEPGLADGVLEWAATARSSARERLDIAVSVLAMAERRQSAARLALDSERELAAFQQRYEETQRRATAIEAGRPDHDRHHERLARARKADLVAPALELRDDAERAYRTAREARDRARALLPGTLADAGAEQLAELERRLRQELGGLDAAKRAERRSAEIDAERAGLERQARADDELIHEARGWLAGWESTRHDLRARIEEAQEAATRAEQLAGRLEPARARLEAARRRDALAIEASAVAERLAAAREQASGAHESWLELRERRLRDIAAELAAELVDGEDCKVCGSAEHPEPARAADGHVDRATEERALEAYRRAEEARTEADRELGVVREKHMAARAAAQSAVPQPRDGTDAAEPAVSGRMAGVVAAESAARQPVAGAEVVATDVADSGQPLPGAATEPLADPTVAELGALLDRLTRMHAEAHRTAAGMHAAREALAAAEREQAERLESRQLAERRAAARTSLREGLDREQVVLEAELTTARGESLSVAEHTDLLERRVGLLAAAAEAVREEETAAQRRKEADGRLADAAFRAGFDTPQAAAATLLTDTEQRELQRLIDAWQCEAAAVADRLAETATRAAADGPRAEVDVARAAYDMAERQLRDTSAALAAARERCAELDRLSRGAADEVRRLGPLREEYDRVARLAGLTAGTSADNERKMRLESYVLAARLEQVAAAATARLQRMSSGRYTLVHSDARTGGRRSGLGLHVVDAWTGRERDTATLSGGETFFASLALALGLADVVTDEAGGVRLDTLFIDEGFGSLDDQTLDEVLDVLDSLRERDRSVGIVSHVADLRRRIPAQLEVVKERHGSAVRHRTTGEVSG
- a CDS encoding Lrp/AsnC family transcriptional regulator, which codes for MTDYSPDATDWRILDVLQREGRATFAELARAVAMSPSAVTERVRRLEEAGVISGYAAVVDPERLGLPILALVRLRYPNGNYKPFHDLLDTTPEIVEAHHVTGDDCFVLKVTARSMSHLEEVSGKIGALGSVTTSVVYSSPLPRRAISR